The segment AGCGTACGCATCAGGTGAACGTCATCCCAGCAGCGTGCGGCCAATCCGGGAGAAGTCACACGATCAAACACAGGAGTTCGGTCGCTGTTTACCTGTGTTCACCTGACGTTGGCCTGTTCAGCGCCCGGCGCGGGGTCTACTTCGCGCCCTGCGCAGGTTCTACTTCGCGCCCTGCGCAGGTTCTACTTCGCGCCCTGCGCAGGTTCTACTTCGCGCCCTGCGCGGCGACCGCGGCGGCACCTGCCGCGGCGGCCTCCGGGTCCAGGTACCGCCCGCCGGGCACCGTGGGCTTGAGTTCGCCGTCCAGCTCGTAGAGCAGCGGGATACCGGTGGGGATGTTAAGGCTGACGATGGCCTCATCGGACATGCCGTCCAGGTACTTCACCAGAGCGCGCAGCGAGTTGCCGTGCGCGGCGATGAGCACCGTCTTGCCGGCCTTGAGGTCGGGCACGATCGTCTGCTCGAAGTAGGGCACGAACCGGGCCACCACGTCGGCGAGGCATTCGGTCAGCGGGCCGCCGTCGATATCGGCGTAGCGCGGGTCCGCGTCCTGGCTGAACTCGCTGCCCTTCTCGATGGGCGGCGGCGGCGTGTCATAGCTGCGCCGCCAGGCCATGAACTGCTCGTCGCCGTAC is part of the Mycobacterium adipatum genome and harbors:
- a CDS encoding phosphoglyceromutase; protein product: MPAMANLILLRHGESVWNEKNLFTGWVDVDLTEKGRAQAVRGGELLAEQGVLPDVLYTSLLRRAIITANLALEAADRLWIPVHRDWRLNERHYGALQGLDKAATKEKYGDEQFMAWRRSYDTPPPPIEKGSEFSQDADPRYADIDGGPLTECLADVVARFVPYFEQTIVPDLKAGKTVLIAAHGNSLRALVKYLDGMSDEAIVSLNIPTGIPLLYELDGELKPTVPGGRYLDPEAAAAGAAAVAAQGAK